The stretch of DNA TTTGCCTTCGCATACCCGGGGACATCGTTGAGTCTCGTTCCAATAGCGCTGGAGAAATCTTCAAAGGGTTTCAAGATCGTTGGTAGGCCCAACCACGCTCCCAGACCGAGCACGACTAGCAGAGTCGGCAAACAGAAGAACAATCCTTTTCGAGCCAAAAAGAATCGTAAAGTCGGTTCGTACAAAAAGTGGATCAATCGGCTGACTGGGTTCTTCTCGACGGGGCGGAGTCGCTCGCCCAACATCCATAAACATCCAAGCGTAGCGATAACGAACGTCAACAATGCGAGTAGAAAAACATTCATCGAAAGTAGATCAGCCAACCGGGAACCCGCAGTTGCTGCGAATAGTCCACTGATCAATCCGCAGCCTAAGGAGAAAACTATGCGGTTGCGCAGCTTTATCCGGTTTGACGTGAGAAATAATCGGCAGAGCAGCGGAACAATTGTGACGGCCACAATCAAGGCCGCGACGATAGAGAAGGTTTTGGTCCAAGCTAATGGGGCGAACAGTTTGTAGTCCCGTCCGGTTAGCATGAAGACTGGGAGAAAACTGACAACAGTTGTGGCAACCGCTGTGACAACGGCGGGGGCCACCTCGGTGGCGGCTTGGTTGATGACATCAATCCGTTGTGTTTCGCCTCCCGGTTGCCCAGCCGCTTCCCATTCAGCGAGTTGGTCATAAATTGTTTCCGAGACCACGATTCCCATATCGACCATCGTCCCGATGGCAATGGCAATCCCGGCCAGCGACATGATATTGGCGTCGATGCCAAACAGACTCATGGCTGCAAATGCCATGAGCACGGCAATCGGCAACGTGACTGCCACGACGATGCTGGCTCGTAGGTGTAGCAGGAACAAGAGGATGACGACTGCTGTGATGATCACTTCTTCCGTCAGCGCCGTCGTCAATGTGGCAATCGTCTCGTCGATCAATCCGGTGCGATCGTAAATAATGCGAACCTTGACCCCTTTAAGGCTCGGTTCGATCTGTTCTATCTTTGCTTTGACTCGATCAATCACCGCCCGTGGATTTTCACCAAACCGCATGACGACCACACCGCCTACGGCTTCGCTGCCATTGAGGTCGATGGCTCCTCGGCGAAATTCCGGTCCCAATTGAACATTGCCCAAATCCCGTATGCGAAGCGGCACACCGCCACGGGTGCGGACAACCGTCTCTTCGATGTCGGCGATGGCCTGAGATGTATCCTGTTCGGCTCCGATGAACCCCCGTCCTCGAATGATAAACTCCATGCCACCCGATTCGACCGTCTTGGCTCCCACGTCGATGTTGGACTTGCGAATAGCCTGGATTAGTTGGTCGAGAGGAATTTCATGGAATCGGAGTTTGTTCGGATCGACTTCGATTTGGTATTGCCGCACATACCCGCCGACGCTGGCGACCTCGCTGACGCCGGGGACCGCTTGCAACTCGTATTTCACGACAAAATCTTGCAAGCTGCGCAGGTCCGCCAAGTTCATCGCCGACGACGGTTCTAATACGTAATAGAGCACCTGTCCCAACCCTGTCGCATCCGGTCCCAAAGTTGGAACGACTCCTTCAGGAAGCACGGCAGCCGCTGTGCCAAGCTGTTCGGCAACACGAGAGCGTGCCCAATAGAAATCCGTGCTGTCCTTGAAGGTGACCTGTACGAAGCTATAACCGAACAGGCTTTTGCCACGCACTGATTGAGCCTCGGGGACAGCGAGCATGGAAACCGAAAGCGGATAGGTCACCTGATCTTCGACATCCTTCGGGGACCGACCCGGCCAAGCCGTGAAGACGATGACTTGGTTCTCCCCCACGTTGGGGATGGCATCGATGGGAATGTGTTGTGCACTATACCAACCCGCACCAATGACCACGGCAGCAAGGACAGCCATGATCAAAGGTTCTCGCACACAAAACGCAATGAGAACACGAAGCATGAGTTATTCTCCTTCGTGCTTGTGAGTGGTGTGATTTGGATTGTCTCCTGCCGCTTTGTCGTCCGACGCTTCTGTTGCATCTGCAGCAATCGTATGCACCAGTTCGCCGCAAGTGAGCATCTGACTGCCGAAGTAGGGATTGATCAGCTTGTCATCAGCTTGAAGCCAATCCCCAGCCCCACCAGGCACCATCGGGCAGAAAAAGTGACGGAAAGGTTCTGTGGATTTGGCTCCCCGGTAGGTTGTGGCTAATGTGACCATCACAGCGCTGATTGCTTTGAATTTCTTCCGACCCTTCTCAAGTGAGAGGTGATGCAGATGTTCAGAGTCGGCTGCCACTTCCTGTAATTGCTTCCGGGCAGGCTTAGAAATTTCTTCGGCCTCAGCAACTTCTGCTGCCAGTTGATGAAGTTGCGTAGCAAGCTCTGCGGACGGCTGATTATCATTAGCGAAGGATTTCTGGATGGCAAAATAGGCTCGATAAAGCTGTTCGAGCTTGTCCCCCATCTCGTCGGGAATTCGTTGAACATGAATGGATGCAAACGAAAGCGGATGATTATCGGATTGCTCAGTTCCTTTCTTTGGCGTATACCGAGTCGGATCGATCAGGCTCGGTTTCCCCGCAAGTTGCATCTGTGAGTCGATGAGGAAATTCCCTGAAGTGGCGACCTGTTCACCGACCTCTACACCGGAAAGTATCACTGCTTTGTCTCTCAGGATCGGGCCCAAAGCAACTTTACGAAGCTCAAAGCGTCCCGGTTCGGTCTCGATGTAAACCACACTGTGTTCCCCTGCCATCAAAACCGCTGAACGGGGAACATACAGTGAATCAGGCTGCGTGACAGGCGCATCCGTATACCCAAAGCGGGATGTGGGGACAAGTTTCATTCCGCAGATAGGACAGTCCCCAGGCTGATCCCGAATCACCTGCGGATGCATGGGGCTGATCCATTTCCCAGCCAATTCTGAGTCATAAATCTCGCCTTGCGGTCCAATGGGGATCGTGATGACGGCCCGTGCGTAGTCCCCCGGACGCAGCCGACCCTCGTCATTCTTGAATTCGACCCGCACCCCGACGGTGCGTTTAGCGACATTCACCGTCGGATCAATGAACGCCACACGTCCTTCGAGTTTTTGACCGGGAAGCGATTGCAACTCGGCCTGCACACGCTGTCCAAATCGAATGCGGCTTGCGTCTTCTGGATAAAGTTCCAACATCAACCACACCGTCGTCAAATTAGCGATCCGGTAAATCGGTTCTCCGGCCTTAATATACTTGCCTTCCTCGGCCAGTTTTTGCGTAACCGTTCCACCAATAGGAGCATAAATCGTAAGCCGGGATTGCGGTTTTCCGCTCGTCTCCAGTTGCTTGACCTGTTCTTCCGTCATGCCCAGTTCAATGAGCTTTTGCCGAGAATTCTCCACAAGTTTTTCTTGCACTTGTCGAACCGAAGCCAGTGCGCCTCCGGTCATTTTTTCAAGGGCCTTTCCTGACTCGACATACTCGACTTGAGCGGCGAACAGTTGCGGGCTGTAGAGCACTGCCAGGTGGTCTCCTTGATTGACCTCTACACCGGTATAGTCGGCAAACAGGCGTTCCAAGCGACCATCGATGTATGCGGCGATGGTCGCTTGTCGACTTTCGTCGATCTGAATGGCTCCAATGGTTTCGATCGACGTACTAACCGGTTCCTGTTTGACTTCCGCCGTTTGAATATTCGCCAATCGTCGCTGAGCGGGGTCGATGTTGACGGCAAATTCATCAATGTTGGCCCCAACAGCGGCAGCCTTTACCAGTTCCATACCACAGATCGGGCAGCGTCCCGGTACTGGTTGTCGGATTTGGGGGTGCATTGGGCATGTGAATACCTGCTCACCATCGCTTGCTTGTGAAAGGCCAGCAGATCCACCGTCTGGCTGGAGCCATCCGGCCTTTTGGGCCAAGCCAATTACAAAAATGAGCAGGACTCCTGCTACAAAAAACAGCCCCACCGGTAGCAATCTCATGACCCACCAATAGAATGGTCGTGAATGCAGCGGAGCCAAGTGGGGGTGATCTGAAGCGGAAGCTTTACTGGGGGGCGTAACAGCCATCAATCTTAACCTCGCCAACGGAAGAGGGAATCGAGGTTCTGGGAAAGAGAGCGGCTGGCCAAAGACCATGCACTTGCGTTTGGACCGTGCCTGTGCACAATCCCGACCAACCGCTCAACGAATCACGGTTGCGGACAAGCACGGTGGTCAATGCGCAAACTGCCATGTCATTTTTTACAAAGCAGCAGCGGCAGAACAGAAGACCCACGCCCATCCGCAATCTCAACTGTGCGGACGTTAGGTCAGCCAGATGCAATAGACCTTTTGCGCAAAGGCCGTATTGCTAGCTAGCGGAGGTGGGAGTTCACCGAAGTGATGGGCGCTCGCCGACAGAAACGGCGAATTGGACCAAACATCGGCTAGCGAAGCCCACTGTAGATTCTCGATTTGAGTTAACCGAGCCTCGTGTTGGGGCAGAGCAGGTTGCCGGTGGCTCATACGGCAACGACACGAAGCGTTTTCCCCTTCGGGACTTGTTCGTGTGGAAGCCTGATGGCAACAAGTAGCAGGGGGCACGGTCGCATGCCGTGGGTGTTCGAGACCCGATTGGTTTCGTGAAGTACAGCAGCAAGCCGTATTCGAGGTCGTCCTTTGAATTGCGTCGCCCGTATCGCAGACGCAGCCGAACGCTGATGCCGATGAGACCGTTTGCAGCAAAATCATTGCTGTTGTGGTCAACACCGTTATTGTTCGACAAAATAATCGCACTTGGAAACCTCGGTCAAAATGAGTTCGACTGGTGGTAAGTCTAATCAGCATTCCCGAAGTTGGCTAGGCGAAATGGTATTATCAGATGGTCTAGGAGGCACGGCTACACCCGAACCCGGAAAATCTTGTCTTGCTGTCCGGAGAATCTGGGCGATCATGTCGTCAATGCACTGGTCGCATCCGAGTTCAAAAGTCAACAAGTTGCGGTGAAATCTAGCTACTCATGGCTTCCATGCGTTTCTGACTGAGGTGAAGGCTGATAGGTTTCCGGATCGCCGAAGCGGCGGACGATTTCATCGAAGATTTCGCCTTTTGGGATATCCTCGTCCGTTTCCATGACACGATGGTATAAGTCGGCCGGCAATACCCGCATGGCCGTCATTAAGCCGGCCATCGACATGGGGACAGGCGCACGCATCCCCTTCATTTCTCGTGCGGCCCATATGGTTTTCATCGACTCCATCGACATGTGCATCCCTTGCATTTTCTGCGGGTAACCTGGTGGTTCTTCACCGAGAGCCGTCTTCGAGACGACCGCTTGCGGGACGGAATCGAGATTTGCCAAATAACGATCCACGGAGGCCCCTTTACGAATTCGGGGGCCGACCTGTTCAACCATGTGGTTCATCATGTGATGCACCATATGGCAGTGAAACATCCAGTCGCCGGGATTATTAGCGATGAATTCGAAATCGGAGGCCTGAGCCACGGCGATTAGCTCGGTGTTACGCGGAATCCAAGCCGACTTGGGAGCCCGCGCCCCTTCGTGACCGGTCAGCCAAAACGTGTGCCCGTGCATATGGATCGGATGATGCTGCATGGGACTGAAATTGAGCAACCGCACACGGACACGTTCGCCGTGCTTGCATACCAGCGGCGGAAAGTAAGGTCCGCTGCGGCCATTGATCGTGTGCCAGTTCCAATCCATCTTCATCGAATCAGCGACCGTTTGGTTCGGTGCAATGAAGAAATTTTGAAACAGCAAACCAAAGTCGCGATCAACGGGCGGGTCGTAGGTCTTGCGGGGATGGACAATCACCCAGCCTACCATGCCGAATGCTTCCTGCATTGCGACGTGTGTATGGTAAAAATAAGTCCCCTCCTCGTGGACGTCGAATTCGTAAACAAACTGCTTGCCAGGGGGAATAGGATTTTGCGTCATCGTATCGGCACCGTCATATTGCACCGGCATTTCGAAGCCGTGCAAATGCACCGTTACAATTTCCGGTAATTCGTTCGTGACGATGATGCGAATGCGATCGCCCTGGTTGATTTCGATGGTGGGGCCCGGCATCGAACCGTTGAAACCCCAGACATTCATCCAATAGCCCGGCAGAAACTCCCGCTGTACCGGTTGCGGCACGAGGTGAAATTCCTTCACGCCATTTTTCATTACATACGGCAACTTGGGGATCTGCGGAGCGTCAAACGGCGCGGGACCTTCGTCCAGCGTGCGAAATCCAGGGACTTGCTTCCCGAGATAGTAGGGGCTTTCCGGATCGTTGCCCCGACTAGGTTTGTATCGGGAAAATCCGTCATACTCCGCTTGGACGTGCGCTGGGTGCGAAGGTGCGGAATCGGTTGGCGGAGTTGACGGCGGTCCTTCCAGCGACTCCGCAGCGGAAGCACCAACGCCAGTTGCCAAAATCCCCGCGGCAGTGAGCGAACCGGTTTTCAAGAATTGGCGACGATTGTTTTCGGCGGACATAGTCTTGCCAACTTTAAATAGAAATCGAATGATCAAGAAACTTGAAATACGTCATTCACAACGGAATGTATTTCACTTTAACTTAGCGTGGCTTGGCAACCGAATCGATGTGACCGGGGGGAATCGGCGTCGGGGGAGTTTGCAGTCCGCCATGCAGCAAATACCCAATGATCAACACCTCCGATTCACGCCAAGCGGTGAGGTGTTGGACGTACTGCGACTTCAATTTGAAGTATTCCTCTTGCGTTTTCAGGACTTCCGGCCACGCGATTCGGTCCTCGTCGTAGCTGCGGAGTTGCAATTCATAGGCGGCGGCGGCTTCAGGCACTATGATCTCTGCGTAGTTCGTCGCATGCTGCAGTGCGTTCAGATAGTCGCGATAAGTATGCGCCAAGTCCTGCTGGAGCAACAGTTCCACCCTACGGACTTCTCCTTGTTGCCGGGAATAATCAGCTTCCGCTTGGCGAATCGTTCCCTGATTCCAGTCGAAAATTGGTACGTCGATCCCGATTCGGGCGGTCGCGACAGTATCGGGACTCTCATAATTATGTCCAACGCCCCCTTCGAACACGATATCAGGAATTGGTTGAACGGTTTCGCGGCGTACGGTTATACGATCAGATTCAAGCTTCTGCCGGGCAGCTTGGATTTGCGGCGACTCTGTCAGCAAACGCAGCCGAACCTCTTGATAGTCAATCGGAGTTAAGTCGCCTTCGATGCCAGTCGCCATCGGCGTCAACGGCAGGTTGGTCCCCACCAGCGCCGCTAACGTCTCAAAAGACTGATGATAATCATTCTCGCGCTGCAACAATACCAGTCGCGATTGTTGCAACGATACATTCGCCATGTGGACATCCACGCGCGAGGCTTGGCCAACGTTATACTGTTCGCGGGTTGTGAGCACTTTGTCTTCCGCAATTTTCAGCAGTTCGCGGTGGATCTGGACCAATTCATAGTTTCCACGCGTGCGGAAGTAGTGGGAACGGACGTCATTGAGCACCCGGTATTGCTGTTGCAAGGCATGCCATTCCGCTGCCCGTGTCATTGCCAAATACTTCGCGCGGCTTAAGTCAAGTTTGCGACCGGTCACAATCCGTTGCTGAACCGTGCCACCCACAAATTCTCCCGCCGTGCCTGCGACGCCGATCTGCTCTTGTACGTAACTCAGTCGCGGGTTCGGCCACAGACCGGCCTGGATGGCCTTGCCCAGTTCTCCTTGTATCTGTGCTTGCGCCTGCAGCAGTGTCGGGTTGTTCTGGCAAGCCAACGCTTCTAGCAAGTCTAGCGTCAACGGTTCGCCGACAGCATCCAGATCCTTATTGATCTTGATGGCTTCCGGGGCGTCGGGTGTTGCCGGCGGAGGAAGAAACGTGCTTCCCGCCAGCTTTTCGGCCGGTGTGGGCGTGGAAGTTTGCCCAGCTGACTCTTGGCCAGAGACGCGCAGAACATGCGTCACGTCATCAGCCAATAGTTCGTCCGCGAGTGTGGTTTCCTCGCCCTGTTGAACGACACTGACAGTCGGCTCAATGTGAGCATCCGAGCGACGCGCTGTTGTCTCCGCGCTCGCGCAGCCGATGATCATGAGCATCAGAGCAAGCATACACGATGGTTTTAATATTTCTGCGTCCATACCGCAAAATTCCTTTTCCGCGGGTTGCTTCGCTTGTTCGTGGACCGATCAGGACCGCTTATCGTCTGCCCCGGATGATCCATGTTCGCGAGAAGCGAATGGCGTGGTCCCCACAGCATCCGTTGGGGCAGTCATTCATTTTGTTAAAACAATTGTCGCTGTGCGCATCCGTACCGTAATACAGAAAGCCGCCACCATGACAACAATGCGGCGGACAAGGTCGCGGCCCACTACACCGCAGGCAATCCAAGGGAGGCAAGGCTTTGCGCGTCGTTCCGCCAATGGCAAAGGGAGAGTTGACGGCCATCGAATGAGTGTAAGGCCCGGAAGAATACATTTCAGCAGCCTGGCACAGTCCTGGCGCACAGAGGCATAATGTAATCGATAGCAGCGCAGTATTTTTGGAAATCATTTGAGACAAGCCTCTTTAAAATTTTTGCGACGATAGAATACGAATCGCCAATTTCAATTCATCACGAACTCTAATCGGCGTTGCACCCATAATGCCTTCGCTCGACGGCCAGGTGTGATATGCACGCCATTGAACGATTTCATCCAACCCTCGCGTCATTGCTCAGCATTAGTCAGACAGGCCATGTAGCTCGCACCTTATAAGCCTCGAATTTGTTGAGTTCGACCTTGAGTCAGTCTCAAAAGGCAAACCATATCTATTAATTTGAAAAGGTCATTCCGATGGCGATGGAGGAACTACAGCAACCGTAATCGGAAGATCTTGTCCGGCCGCCCGGCGAATTTGGGCAACCGAGATGGCCAGATCACCGATCGCCTGGTGGTATCCGAGTTCTAACGTGAGCAGGTTGCGGTAATCTTGCACTACGCGATCAAACTCAACGGTTCCGTTGGAATAGGATTCTTGATCGGTCTGGAGTGTTTGACGGGCCTGGGGCAAAATCGTTTCTTGATAGAGCACAGCTGTTTCGTCGGCTCTGCGAGCTTCGGTCAGCAAATCCACGATCAAGGCGTCATAGCGGTCAAATAACGCCTGCAGCGAATCGTGCGACGCAAAGTGCTTCCAGGTCGCCTCATCTTGCAGGGAGCTGTATTTCTCGTTGTTGATGGGAATGCTCATGTGCACACCCAAAGACCACGGATTTTCACCAACATTGACAAACGGTGAGATCGGGCGATTATCGTCGGTCGGGAAATAATTGGCCGACAATGTCACCGAAGGGCGACGACTCAAGCGGGCGACCTCAATACCCCAGCGAGTCGCCTGCGTTCGCAGTTGTGCTGCCTGGAAATCGGGTTGCGACTCCAGGGCAACTTGATAGAGCTCGCCGGCCGTCCATTGCGGGGATTGAACGGGGATGGTCTCGGGAACGGAAATTCGCGTCTCCGCCTCCTGGGTCACTAAACGATTCACTTCCGCTTCGACGGCTGTCCGCTGCCGATGATAGGTCAAGAGTCGTTCTTCCAAGCGACTTAATTCCAAAGTGCCCAGTAGCACGTCTCCCTGTGACGCGGTTCCTGTGGCCACCTTAGCATTGGCGATATCGATCAGCGATTCCAGCAGTTGTTGGTTGGCATTCGTTGTTTCAATCTGCTTGTCGATGACATAGAGCCGATACCATCCGGTCCGAACACCGGCAAGCACTCTCAATCGTTCGGCCCGATAGTCCGCACTAATCGCCATCGCTTCAAAACAAGCGCGTTGCTCCTCAGCAGAAAGTTTGCTGAGCCAAGGGATCGTCTGGTTGACGGTGATGTTTGCCCGCTGCGAACCGGCAGCCGTTTCAATTGGTTCTATGAATACGTTTGCCCCGACATTCGGATCGGGAAGTTCATCGACATATCGTGAGCGGGACGAGGCCGCTAAATACTCACGATACAAACGGACCAAGTTCGGATTCTGATTGAGCGCCGTCTGTTCCAACTCTTCCAACGAAGAAATCTGGAATGGCTGAAGCGGGGATTCAAAGACACTTTCGGTCTCTATCCCAAGCTGGGCATCGTCAAACGAGGC from Symmachiella dynata encodes:
- a CDS encoding efflux RND transporter permease subunit, which produces MLRVLIAFCVREPLIMAVLAAVVIGAGWYSAQHIPIDAIPNVGENQVIVFTAWPGRSPKDVEDQVTYPLSVSMLAVPEAQSVRGKSLFGYSFVQVTFKDSTDFYWARSRVAEQLGTAAAVLPEGVVPTLGPDATGLGQVLYYVLEPSSAMNLADLRSLQDFVVKYELQAVPGVSEVASVGGYVRQYQIEVDPNKLRFHEIPLDQLIQAIRKSNIDVGAKTVESGGMEFIIRGRGFIGAEQDTSQAIADIEETVVRTRGGVPLRIRDLGNVQLGPEFRRGAIDLNGSEAVGGVVVMRFGENPRAVIDRVKAKIEQIEPSLKGVKVRIIYDRTGLIDETIATLTTALTEEVIITAVVILLFLLHLRASIVVAVTLPIAVLMAFAAMSLFGIDANIMSLAGIAIAIGTMVDMGIVVSETIYDQLAEWEAAGQPGGETQRIDVINQAATEVAPAVVTAVATTVVSFLPVFMLTGRDYKLFAPLAWTKTFSIVAALIVAVTIVPLLCRLFLTSNRIKLRNRIVFSLGCGLISGLFAATAGSRLADLLSMNVFLLALLTFVIATLGCLWMLGERLRPVEKNPVSRLIHFLYEPTLRFFLARKGLFFCLPTLLVVLGLGAWLGLPTILKPFEDFSSAIGTRLNDVPGYAKAKHIFTGLESDAWIALDEGSWFYMPTLYPAASFSQAMEVLQTQDTLIREIPEVKNVLGKIGRIESALDPAPAAMIETYVMLKPESEWRDGVKSKDIWDQINAIATLPGVTPASPLQPIEGRVVMLQSGIKASMAIRIYGDSLDGLAKASIAVSDLLKTIPQVNAATVNPDIVLGKPYVEFKVNRETAARYGMSTSMVNEVIETALGGSNITKTVEGRERYPIRIRYERNLREQIDGLNRLPVVTNSGEVIPLSMLTEMKTTWGPGVINSEDARLVAHVSFSPSDMVGDLETVNAVESQLLAAQQDETLTLPAGYALKAVGSFQNQIEANNRLLWVVPLVILTNLFIIYLQFRQIPIALAVFSGIPVAFAGGMIFLAFNSIEINTAVWVGFIALFGIAVDDGVVMATYLDQVFTRKRLSTVQDIREAAVEAGLRRIRPCLMTTFTTIIALLPVVLSTGRGSDVAKAMAWPVIGGMTVELLTLFVVPVVFSAIKELKLNLGMDDPHWKGKES
- a CDS encoding efflux RND transporter periplasmic adaptor subunit; its protein translation is MVFGQPLSFPEPRFPLPLARLRLMAVTPPSKASASDHPHLAPLHSRPFYWWVMRLLPVGLFFVAGVLLIFVIGLAQKAGWLQPDGGSAGLSQASDGEQVFTCPMHPQIRQPVPGRCPICGMELVKAAAVGANIDEFAVNIDPAQRRLANIQTAEVKQEPVSTSIETIGAIQIDESRQATIAAYIDGRLERLFADYTGVEVNQGDHLAVLYSPQLFAAQVEYVESGKALEKMTGGALASVRQVQEKLVENSRQKLIELGMTEEQVKQLETSGKPQSRLTIYAPIGGTVTQKLAEEGKYIKAGEPIYRIANLTTVWLMLELYPEDASRIRFGQRVQAELQSLPGQKLEGRVAFIDPTVNVAKRTVGVRVEFKNDEGRLRPGDYARAVITIPIGPQGEIYDSELAGKWISPMHPQVIRDQPGDCPICGMKLVPTSRFGYTDAPVTQPDSLYVPRSAVLMAGEHSVVYIETEPGRFELRKVALGPILRDKAVILSGVEVGEQVATSGNFLIDSQMQLAGKPSLIDPTRYTPKKGTEQSDNHPLSFASIHVQRIPDEMGDKLEQLYRAYFAIQKSFANDNQPSAELATQLHQLAAEVAEAEEISKPARKQLQEVAADSEHLHHLSLEKGRKKFKAISAVMVTLATTYRGAKSTEPFRHFFCPMVPGGAGDWLQADDKLINPYFGSQMLTCGELVHTIAADATEASDDKAAGDNPNHTTHKHEGE
- a CDS encoding copper oxidase — encoded protein: MSAENNRRQFLKTGSLTAAGILATGVGASAAESLEGPPSTPPTDSAPSHPAHVQAEYDGFSRYKPSRGNDPESPYYLGKQVPGFRTLDEGPAPFDAPQIPKLPYVMKNGVKEFHLVPQPVQREFLPGYWMNVWGFNGSMPGPTIEINQGDRIRIIVTNELPEIVTVHLHGFEMPVQYDGADTMTQNPIPPGKQFVYEFDVHEEGTYFYHTHVAMQEAFGMVGWVIVHPRKTYDPPVDRDFGLLFQNFFIAPNQTVADSMKMDWNWHTINGRSGPYFPPLVCKHGERVRVRLLNFSPMQHHPIHMHGHTFWLTGHEGARAPKSAWIPRNTELIAVAQASDFEFIANNPGDWMFHCHMVHHMMNHMVEQVGPRIRKGASVDRYLANLDSVPQAVVSKTALGEEPPGYPQKMQGMHMSMESMKTIWAAREMKGMRAPVPMSMAGLMTAMRVLPADLYHRVMETDEDIPKGEIFDEIVRRFGDPETYQPSPQSETHGSHE
- a CDS encoding TolC family protein; translated protein: MDAEILKPSCMLALMLMIIGCASAETTARRSDAHIEPTVSVVQQGEETTLADELLADDVTHVLRVSGQESAGQTSTPTPAEKLAGSTFLPPPATPDAPEAIKINKDLDAVGEPLTLDLLEALACQNNPTLLQAQAQIQGELGKAIQAGLWPNPRLSYVQEQIGVAGTAGEFVGGTVQQRIVTGRKLDLSRAKYLAMTRAAEWHALQQQYRVLNDVRSHYFRTRGNYELVQIHRELLKIAEDKVLTTREQYNVGQASRVDVHMANVSLQQSRLVLLQRENDYHQSFETLAALVGTNLPLTPMATGIEGDLTPIDYQEVRLRLLTESPQIQAARQKLESDRITVRRETVQPIPDIVFEGGVGHNYESPDTVATARIGIDVPIFDWNQGTIRQAEADYSRQQGEVRRVELLLQQDLAHTYRDYLNALQHATNYAEIIVPEAAAAYELQLRSYDEDRIAWPEVLKTQEEYFKLKSQYVQHLTAWRESEVLIIGYLLHGGLQTPPTPIPPGHIDSVAKPR
- a CDS encoding TolC family protein, with the translated sequence MKPASENLSNDDEVLQASFDDAQLGIETESVFESPLQPFQISSLEELEQTALNQNPNLVRLYREYLAASSRSRYVDELPDPNVGANVFIEPIETAAGSQRANITVNQTIPWLSKLSAEEQRACFEAMAISADYRAERLRVLAGVRTGWYRLYVIDKQIETTNANQQLLESLIDIANAKVATGTASQGDVLLGTLELSRLEERLLTYHRQRTAVEAEVNRLVTQEAETRISVPETIPVQSPQWTAGELYQVALESQPDFQAAQLRTQATRWGIEVARLSRRPSVTLSANYFPTDDNRPISPFVNVGENPWSLGVHMSIPINNEKYSSLQDEATWKHFASHDSLQALFDRYDALIVDLLTEARRADETAVLYQETILPQARQTLQTDQESYSNGTVEFDRVVQDYRNLLTLELGYHQAIGDLAISVAQIRRAAGQDLPITVAVVPPSPSE